Proteins encoded in a region of the Thermocaproicibacter melissae genome:
- the topA gene encoding type I DNA topoisomerase encodes MSKLVIVESPAKAKTIQKYLGPGYDVIASMGHVRDLPENRLSVDVKNNFKPKYDIIKGKEKLVEKLKDKAEKSDGVLLATDPDREGEAISWHLAYLLGLSTEEKNRITFNEITKSGIKEGMEHPRTIDQNLVNAQQARRILDRLVGYKLSPFLSQKIRHGLSAGRVQSVAVRLIVDREEEIRAFVPEEYWSIEAKFSPKGSRKVFVASLYGDENGKIKIENKEQSDRILSELQDAEYVVTNVKKGTRRKSPVPPFTTSTMQQEASRKLGFQARRTMKVAQELYEGVEIAGMGAIGLITYMRTDSLRVSEEAIQAAADFIKETWGEKYLPDTPRHYKSRANAQDGHEAIRPTMPSLTPDKVKDSLSSDQYKLYKLIWERFIASQMANCIQNTVQATIQAKNYIFKASGYTVKFDGFTTLYEESADEAKKDEGTLPELENGMPLKLKEIAGNQHFTQPPPRYTEASLIKALEENGIGRPSTYAVIISTITAREYVVREGKALKPTELGEAVVKLMKERFPKIVNVKFTAQVESDLDDVQSGKTDWVEELKNFYGDFDATLKAAKEAMKGVKIQLKEDVTDVICEKCGRHMVIKTSRYGKFLACPGYPECKNVKKYVETNGAECPKCGGKVVIKRTKKGRIFYGCSNYPQCDFVSWDEPSKEKCPRCGKTLLKKKGKKPKYYCITPGCGYEKTEEE; translated from the coding sequence TTGTCTAAACTTGTTATTGTAGAATCACCTGCCAAGGCAAAAACAATTCAAAAGTATCTTGGCCCCGGTTACGATGTAATAGCATCCATGGGCCATGTGCGTGATCTGCCGGAGAATCGTCTCAGTGTTGATGTAAAAAACAATTTCAAGCCGAAATATGACATTATAAAGGGAAAAGAGAAGCTGGTTGAAAAGCTCAAAGACAAAGCGGAAAAGAGCGATGGCGTGCTCCTCGCAACGGACCCTGACCGGGAAGGAGAGGCGATTTCGTGGCATCTAGCTTATCTTTTGGGCTTGAGCACGGAAGAAAAGAACAGAATAACCTTTAACGAAATCACAAAAAGCGGAATTAAGGAAGGCATGGAACATCCGCGCACCATCGACCAGAATCTCGTGAATGCTCAGCAGGCAAGGCGAATTTTGGACCGTCTTGTCGGCTATAAGCTTAGCCCGTTCCTTTCTCAAAAAATCCGCCATGGCCTTTCGGCAGGCCGTGTTCAATCTGTTGCGGTGCGTCTTATCGTAGACCGTGAAGAGGAAATCCGTGCGTTTGTTCCGGAGGAATATTGGTCGATTGAAGCCAAATTTTCTCCGAAGGGCTCTCGTAAAGTTTTCGTGGCTTCTCTTTACGGCGACGAAAACGGCAAGATAAAAATTGAAAACAAAGAGCAGTCTGACCGCATTTTAAGCGAACTGCAGGATGCGGAATATGTGGTAACAAACGTGAAAAAGGGAACCAGAAGAAAATCTCCGGTTCCTCCGTTCACCACTTCAACCATGCAGCAGGAAGCATCCCGCAAGCTCGGCTTTCAGGCACGCAGAACCATGAAAGTCGCGCAGGAACTTTACGAAGGCGTGGAAATTGCTGGCATGGGCGCAATCGGTTTGATTACTTATATGAGAACCGACTCACTTCGTGTCTCAGAAGAAGCAATTCAGGCTGCGGCTGATTTTATTAAAGAAACATGGGGCGAGAAGTACCTTCCGGATACTCCGCGCCACTATAAATCCAGAGCCAACGCACAGGACGGACACGAAGCGATTCGTCCGACCATGCCAAGTCTCACACCGGACAAAGTTAAGGACAGTCTTTCATCCGACCAGTATAAACTCTATAAGCTTATCTGGGAGCGTTTTATCGCAAGCCAGATGGCAAACTGCATTCAAAACACCGTGCAGGCTACCATTCAGGCAAAAAATTATATCTTTAAGGCATCTGGATACACTGTAAAGTTTGATGGCTTTACAACCTTGTATGAAGAATCAGCAGATGAAGCTAAAAAGGACGAAGGCACATTACCGGAACTGGAAAATGGCATGCCCCTGAAGCTGAAAGAAATCGCGGGTAATCAGCATTTTACTCAGCCGCCGCCGCGTTACACCGAAGCTTCTTTGATTAAAGCGCTTGAAGAAAACGGAATCGGACGCCCGTCGACGTATGCTGTCATAATCTCTACCATAACAGCAAGAGAATATGTCGTTCGGGAAGGAAAGGCTTTGAAGCCCACAGAGCTCGGCGAAGCTGTCGTGAAGCTTATGAAGGAACGCTTCCCGAAAATCGTCAATGTCAAGTTCACTGCACAGGTTGAGAGTGATCTGGACGATGTCCAGAGCGGAAAAACCGACTGGGTGGAGGAACTGAAGAACTTCTACGGAGATTTTGACGCTACTCTGAAGGCTGCTAAAGAGGCCATGAAGGGTGTCAAAATTCAGTTGAAAGAAGACGTGACCGACGTCATCTGTGAAAAATGCGGCCGTCACATGGTCATTAAAACCAGCCGTTACGGGAAATTTCTTGCTTGTCCGGGATACCCGGAGTGCAAAAACGTCAAGAAATATGTTGAGACCAACGGCGCAGAATGTCCGAAATGCGGCGGGAAAGTCGTTATTAAACGCACCAAGAAAGGCCGCATATTTTACGGCTGCTCCAATTACCCACAATGCGATTTTGTCTCTTGGGACGAGCCGTCAAAGGAGAAGTGCCCACGCTGTGGCAAAACCCTTCTGAAAAAGAAAGGAAAGAAACCGAAGTATTACTGCATTACCCCGGGTTGCGGTTATGAAAAAACGGAGGAAGAATGA